The sequence GAAACTTGCTAATATCCCAAAACTCGGCCCAGGAGGTCGGGCGAGGCTTGTCAACCGGGTATTCGACCGTGGAGAACGCCATCACCGTGCTATAGACGAACGAGCCTACCCCATATTTCGTCTTTGCTTCAGGAACGAGGTTGTCCAACGTTTCCTTGTCGAACGCCGCATAGTCGATTTCCTCGAGATACTTATTCGCATCGGGTCGAAAAGCGGGATTGGATAGCTCCATCACATCCCACTGTACGTTGTTGCTATCGACCTGCGCCTTGAGTTTCGCCTCGCTGGCCGGAGTCACATAAGTCACACTGATACCGGTCTCTTTTTGGAAGGGCTCAATAATCGCTTTGCGGATCGCGTCCTCGTACGATCCGCCACCGGAGACTACAACGAGAGGGGATTCCTGCGCCCTCAAGATGCCGGGAGCGCCAATTGCGAGCGCTGCACCACCGGCCGCGACACCCATTCCCGTAAGCATTTGACGCCGGGTAGGTCTGCTTGAGTTGATAAAATATTTCATGAGTTCTCTCCCTTGCTTGTTAATATTACTCGATCGCGATTCGGGCTGAATATGTGGCGGCGCGTAAAGGAGCCGACCCGATTATGTCGATTAGGCTCGATCATCTGGTTGAGTATTACGCGTCGGTCGAAATGAACGATCCGGCTACGTAGTCACTCACAACAACTCATCACTTTCTCCAAACTTCGAGCCGGAGAGGCTGCATTGCGCGGCTACTGCTATCGTAGGATCACGAACGGGAGCAGGCGGACGGACTGGGCGATCAAAGACGTTTCCGTCGATCCGTCGCCATGCTGCCGTTCCCTTGGCCGAAAAAAAGATGATGCAATCGCGATTGCTCGCGTCCGCTTGAATTCTGCGGATCGTCTAAGCACTCGCACCAACTGGCGCCCCTGACCTCTAAACATAACGACCCTCGGCATGGCGTTGCAACTAGCGCAATGGCGTTGCGCAATGTGGCAGGTGCGTCTACGCTTGTCAAGTGGACGGGGACTGGTCGAGGCTTCTGAGAGAGTTTGCCTAACTGGGATGAGCGGCGCCGTTTGCGTCCGAACATGGCCAGCGACTAAATGGCGATGCGGCTCAATGAGTTCGCGCATGACATTAGAGGAGCAGGAACGAGGCGGATTCGGCTAAGTTGCGTTCCGGCCAACGCAGGTGTGAACTCCAACTCGGTCATTGCCACCCCCGAGAGAGCAAGCCATACCCGGGCCCCAGGTTCACCAAACGCGCCCTCTAAGGGCGAGCACCCGCGATGGAATGTCAAATTGCAAATAATGCAGCGGTGTTGCAAACTTCACGAAAATAGATGCGCAATTGGACTAAGGAGCCTTCCGTGAGTTCTGTCAAACATTCCCCAAATGACCAGGACCGAGCTCCCGGTGAGGTTTCGACGGTACAGAGAGCATTGAACTTGCTGAAACTGCTCGGCACAACTGAAAAGCCGATAGGTGTGAATGAGATCGCGCGCCGGCTAGGGAAGCATGTAAGTGCAGTCTCAAGGACGCTGGCCACGCTGGAGCACAATGGCTTCGTCGAGCGTGACGAGGAGACTGGGCGGTTTGTGCTCGGAGTTGAGCTTATCGCGCTTGCGAGCAGACTCCTTGCTGAACACGACGTGGTTCGTGTGGCGCGACCCTACCTCGAGGAACTTGCCGAGAGCACGAGGGAAACGACCTCCCTCAGTCTTTGGAATAAGACACACGCTATCAACGTTGAGCATGTGCTTGGCCCCGGGTCGATCAAGCACATCGCTGCACCGGGGCGCCGTAACCCGGCACACTGCACGGCTACTGGAAAAGCCATGTTGTCACACATGCCAGACTCCACACTGAGAGAAGTATTAGCGCTCGGACTAGAACGTTACACAGATCGTACGACTACTGAGGTGAGCGCTCTTGAAAGTGAGTTGGACCATATTCGCAAGCAAGGATACGCGTTGAATGTTGGGGAGTTCATTCCTGAGATTGCCGCCGTCGCGGCCGTTATCCATGACCGGAGGGGACGAGTTGCCGCTGCAATTGCCGTTACAATGCCGGTTTTTCATTTTACTCAGCAAATTGAACAACAGCTGGCGCCACTTGTCATAAATGCGGCGGCGGCTATCTCTAAGCGTTTAGGATATCACAGTGCCCAGCCAATTTAGCTTGCAAATGACGATACCCCGTGGCCCTACCATGCGGGTACCCAGTCTTCGCTTCCGCCATATCGTTGTTCGCTATGGCGGCCAGGTCAATGCCGTCCCAGATTGACTGTGGCCGCTTGACGAGCCCACGCGTCTATTTGATCTCGTCGACAAAGGGTCGCTGCTGCTTCATAGTGCTCTCGGCAGTTTTTGGGGGAGTTGCGGATGTCGTCTAGCCCGATTGCACGCTGTCGTCCACCCGTTCCCAAATATTCTCCAACGGTTTTCGACGACGTTGCTGTCGTCGAAGCCACGACTGGAGCGGCTCACCGCCGACGCCTTGGTCCGCCCTCCTGATCTCTTGTCCTTTAGTCAGCATGACCGCCGAGACGATCATATCGCCCACGCACTCGCGCTTGTTGGGCCCATCGCCAAGCCGCAGAATATGCAGAATGCAATGAAGATGGTCGCCGCCCTCGTCCATGCTCCCATATTCCCGAGGATGTCAGACCCGTCCAACGCATTTTTGGAATCGGTCACGAGCGACCGATTCATGCTGCTGATGGATCTCCAACTCAGCATGCCGGATGTCATGGGGTGCGTTTTGTCACCATCGGTCCAACTGGCTGCAAGCGCTTACCCTAGCGTGTCGCTCCCGGTCTTGCGGTCTTTCGCATTTGCTGCGTTATGCTATGAACCGGCCCGGCATGATCGCCGAACCAAACGTGTGGCAATTTTACAAGGAATACGCATATGGCGATTGGAACCGTGAAATGGTTCAACAGCACGAAGGGATTTGGATTCATCCAGCCCGACAATGGCGGTCAGGATGTTTTCGTCCACATTTCCGCTGTCGAACGCGCGGGCCTCTCCACCCTCACGGACGGCCAGAAGATCAATTATGAGGTCGAACAGGACCGCCGCACTGGCAAGTCTTCCGCCGGCAACCTCAGCAAAGCTGGCTGAATTTTCTCCTGCGGCCAGGCAATAGTCGCGTGGGACGCGGCACATTGTTGTGACGGCGGCCGCTCGAGAAGAGTGGGCGAGAACACGGCTCGTCCGCAGGCTGGGGGCAACAGATTGCTGCGCGGCCGCGAATTTCTTGGGAAACAAGGGATTTGCAACTGAAGGCGGGTTGGTCCCCGCCTTCTCATATTCTGTGCAGATGCTGCGGCGGCTGCGCGCTCCGGAACGAAGCTTGGGCGATAGTGTCAGGCAGCGGCCTTCTTGCGGGTCCGCGCTTCCGGCTCTTTCGGTTTGCGGCCGAGCCCCATGGTCTTGGCCAACGCCGAGCGCGCCGCGGCGTAGTTCGGCGCGACCATGGGATAATCCGCCGGCAGATGCCACTTGGCGCGATATTCGTCCGGCGTCAGCCCATGGTGGGTCGACAGATGGCGCTTTAGCGATTTGAATTTCTTCCCGTCATCCAGGCAGATGATGTAGTCCGGCGTGACCGACTTCCTGATCGGCACAGCAGGCTCAAGAGCCTCCGGCTTTGCTGCGGAAACGAAGCCGGCCGTGCCTTTCAGTGCTGCATGCACCTGGCCAATCAGGGCAGGGAGATCACCCACCGGGACCGGATTATTCGAGACATAGGCTGAGACGACATCGGCGGTGAGCTCGATGAGGGTGTCGATGTTTTTGTCTGCTTCTTCTGTCATGCAACTCTCCAGGCGGCTTAAAACACAGTGGGAAGTGGTGGTTCTAGTGTCGGCTGCCCCTGGACGCAATGAATGTTTCGGCAGCTTTCTTGTACAGGAGTTGAGCGGCTCGCTGTTGGCAGACACGTGACCGGCTCAGAGTTGGCTTCGGCGATCTGAGGACAAATGTTAAGTTTCGAGCTGCCATTTTCAATGGCGATTTAGGCGGATCGGGTTACCGCCATCAGGGATACCTGTCTGCTGCTCAATCTCGACATAGCGTCCGATCGACCGCAGATACGCAATTATCTCATCCATGAGATGATCGCGTTCGCCGTAGGTTTCGGCAATCCAACGCAGCTGTGGCACGATGGCCCTCTGTTTCGCGGGTGTCAAATCGCCATCACCAAAGACGTATCCCAAGTGGTCAATCGCGTGTATGTCGCAGCCAATTTCGACAACTGCTTGCACGAATGCTGAAATGACCTTTTCTTGCATGATCTTCATGTCGACTTTCTCGTTCAAGGGCGTGTTACCGTCTTTCCATGCCGTTGGCTTCGTCTAGAACGGCGCAAGCGATTAGCATGATTGCTCCAACCCAACCTCGTCCCATGCGGCTCTTATTATCGCAGCCACCAGCCTTCAATGGCACTGACGTCACTCTTACCGCTACCGCGTCCGGTTTGATCTTGGCCGAGGCATCATGAAGTTTGGCCGGTACTCCCGACACGGGAGGACCTGAAAGCCAAGAGGTTAAGGTGATTTTTGTCCAATATCGCAAATCTCCCTCGTATCGGGAGCGGCGATCTGCCTCGACTCCAGGCCAGGAGCGAGAAGACAGCGCAATTGACTTTCTTTTCGACGCCACTGCCTAGAACGAGCCTTATCCAGGGCAACACTGGCATTTCGCCGTCCGCCACATCCTTTGGGTCCAACGCGGCCAACTGGGCAAACATCCTCATAGGTCAGATCTGCCATTGGCTGATTAGGTATCGCATGCGTCAGCCCTGGCTACCTACCGATTGTGGTAGGCCATTTTAGGTTCGCTGGCTCATAATGGACGCAGCATCGGCAAGCTTCTTTTCGGTAGCTTTCCATCGCGAGGGGGCCGGATCTCGGCCACTACTCAGCGCCAGCTCCTCCATGACAGCGAGCCCGTTGGGAGTGAGTCGGAGGTGCTTGTCGTGATGATGAACGCCTTCTTCCAGCCGATCGCGCGCCGAACTGCCGTCCTTCTTCGGCACGGAGATCAGCCGCGACCGGATCGGCAATTTGCGCTCCTTCGGCTTGATCGCCTCCGGCCCGCGCAGCCCGACGCCAGGCGCCCCCTATACCTATGTGACGACGAAACATTTCCTTCTGGAGTTCGGGCTTGAAACCTTGCGCGATCTTCCCGACTTCGAGGCGCTCGAGGATGCGGGGCTGCTGTCGAAGGAAAAGCTGCTTGCTGGCTACATCATGCCGGG comes from Mesorhizobium japonicum MAFF 303099 and encodes:
- a CDS encoding IclR family transcriptional regulator, encoding MRNWTKEPSVSSVKHSPNDQDRAPGEVSTVQRALNLLKLLGTTEKPIGVNEIARRLGKHVSAVSRTLATLEHNGFVERDEETGRFVLGVELIALASRLLAEHDVVRVARPYLEELAESTRETTSLSLWNKTHAINVEHVLGPGSIKHIAAPGRRNPAHCTATGKAMLSHMPDSTLREVLALGLERYTDRTTTEVSALESELDHIRKQGYALNVGEFIPEIAAVAAVIHDRRGRVAAAIAVTMPVFHFTQQIEQQLAPLVINAAAAISKRLGYHSAQPI
- a CDS encoding cold-shock protein; this translates as MAIGTVKWFNSTKGFGFIQPDNGGQDVFVHISAVERAGLSTLTDGQKINYEVEQDRRTGKSSAGNLSKAG
- a CDS encoding MucR family transcriptional regulator — translated: MTEEADKNIDTLIELTADVVSAYVSNNPVPVGDLPALIGQVHAALKGTAGFVSAAKPEALEPAVPIRKSVTPDYIICLDDGKKFKSLKRHLSTHHGLTPDEYRAKWHLPADYPMVAPNYAAARSALAKTMGLGRKPKEPEARTRKKAAA